One part of the Helicobacter cetorum MIT 99-5656 genome encodes these proteins:
- a CDS encoding tetratricopeptide repeat protein, with product MLNEEQNSKNTTDSKIPSFKQALEQTLNKLKSPKEFFKQLLQDKKKLYISLGILVLLIAIIIALSLFVGHKETKENKETSAQTSVGTASATNSDIATSNKNNKESDGQIENLDLPDLIGKDSLKRNDETQVDAMIKKASILYEQGQKNEALHLFDKIASFSQGIASHNLGVIKFKEKDFNGALDLFDSGIASKENASVNAIDALVTAYHLQDADLYYHYLKIARETLYKDYKKSFYSYAYALKSYYAQEYFETLSPLMHPNSNAFLKPNARLASKLFLMFKDEENAYTQLQKSADIQDELTLGLLQARLGNYKQALEHVQRFLHYYPNDLKALMALELVSLKKGDTLSASEALKLASYTQKDMLLASSFYPIKPMIDSVFLDKERAKERFWNTQYLEGRKDFIYRLLFYYAPFKVLDSKETLGVIEEGLFLLDSETQKDLEGASVALKRGRLMAIADKNALKGLKELEKKRLNIALYFFNLSLKNSPNNALVHYNVGLIYAQLENYHKAYFHFLRAFHLNSADYLSAIFAIMASHFTHEDSAEFLREITENFYNQDFSSPTQKALLYSLIAYLNHRTNWDMDWLENAPKKLPFYYAIQAVFAKESKDKKLVTESFGRLKKMLPKDLLSNIFYEIVSYYDANIRHTLSIYTLLDSNKIDWAQTMLGPILGRNFYAYMGFIVGDLDRQERLLEKKIASLEETEAPNDWLESLALVSLFQGKYEKASALYQNLIEGLRDNDTRLKIFASLAHIAQGHYDNAALLLELGKLDEPKNENIRYALGLLYQRKGDLKSALNHFLAISTPNFSSPYFDFEIDTSLLKERLTKEKKGEFLE from the coding sequence ATGCTAAATGAAGAGCAAAATTCCAAAAACACCACTGATTCTAAAATACCTTCTTTCAAACAGGCTTTAGAACAGACCCTTAACAAATTAAAAAGTCCTAAAGAGTTTTTTAAGCAACTATTACAAGATAAAAAAAAGCTCTATATCTCTCTTGGGATTTTGGTTTTGCTTATAGCTATTATCATTGCTTTGAGCTTGTTTGTAGGGCATAAAGAAACTAAAGAGAATAAAGAAACTTCTGCACAAACTTCTGTCGGCACAGCTAGTGCGACTAATAGCGATATTGCTACTAGCAATAAAAATAATAAAGAATCTGATGGGCAAATAGAAAATCTTGATTTACCTGATTTGATAGGGAAAGATTCTTTAAAAAGAAACGATGAAACTCAAGTGGATGCTATGATAAAAAAGGCTAGTATCTTATATGAACAAGGGCAAAAAAATGAAGCCTTGCATTTATTTGATAAAATCGCTTCTTTTTCGCAAGGTATTGCAAGCCATAATTTAGGGGTAATTAAATTTAAAGAAAAAGATTTTAATGGGGCTTTAGATTTGTTTGATTCTGGCATTGCTTCAAAAGAAAATGCGAGCGTGAATGCGATAGATGCATTAGTTACGGCTTATCATTTACAAGATGCAGATTTGTATTATCATTATTTAAAAATTGCAAGAGAGACTTTATATAAAGACTATAAAAAGTCTTTTTATTCGTATGCATATGCCCTCAAATCTTATTATGCACAAGAGTATTTTGAAACTCTTTCACCTTTAATGCATCCTAATTCAAACGCTTTTTTAAAACCCAACGCACGCTTAGCGTCTAAATTGTTCTTAATGTTTAAAGATGAAGAAAATGCTTATACGCAATTACAAAAGAGTGCAGATATTCAAGATGAGCTGACTTTAGGGCTTTTACAAGCTCGCTTAGGGAATTATAAGCAGGCTTTAGAGCATGTGCAACGCTTTTTACACTACTACCCTAATGACTTAAAGGCTTTAATGGCTTTAGAATTAGTCAGCTTGAAAAAAGGCGATACTCTTAGTGCTAGTGAAGCCCTAAAACTAGCTAGTTATACGCAAAAAGACATGCTGTTAGCAAGTTCTTTTTACCCTATCAAGCCTATGATAGACTCTGTTTTTTTAGACAAAGAAAGGGCTAAGGAGCGTTTTTGGAATACCCAATATCTTGAAGGGAGAAAGGATTTTATCTATCGTTTGTTATTCTATTATGCCCCTTTTAAGGTCTTAGACTCTAAAGAGACTTTAGGTGTGATTGAAGAAGGGCTGTTTCTCTTAGACTCTGAAACACAAAAAGATTTAGAGGGGGCAAGTGTTGCCTTAAAAAGGGGGCGCTTAATGGCTATAGCAGATAAAAACGCCCTTAAGGGGTTAAAAGAGCTAGAAAAAAAGCGTTTAAATATTGCCCTTTATTTTTTTAATTTGTCTTTAAAAAACAGCCCCAATAACGCACTCGTTCATTATAATGTGGGTTTGATTTATGCACAATTAGAGAACTACCACAAAGCGTATTTCCATTTTTTAAGGGCTTTTCATTTAAATTCGGCGGATTATTTGAGCGCGATTTTTGCCATCATGGCATCGCATTTTACCCATGAGGACAGCGCAGAGTTTTTGAGAGAAATCACAGAGAATTTTTATAATCAAGATTTTTCTAGTCCTACACAAAAAGCTTTGCTATATTCATTGATAGCTTATTTAAATCACCGCACTAATTGGGATATGGATTGGCTTGAAAATGCCCCTAAAAAACTTCCTTTTTACTACGCTATTCAAGCGGTATTTGCTAAAGAGAGTAAGGATAAAAAATTAGTTACAGAATCTTTTGGGCGTTTAAAGAAAATGCTTCCTAAAGATTTGCTTTCTAATATCTTTTATGAAATCGTCTCCTATTATGATGCAAATATCCGTCATACTTTGAGTATTTATACTTTACTAGATTCTAATAAGATTGATTGGGCACAAACCATGTTAGGTCCCATTTTAGGGCGTAACTTCTACGCTTACATGGGATTTATTGTGGGGGATTTAGACAGGCAAGAGAGATTGTTAGAAAAGAAAATCGCTAGTTTAGAAGAAACTGAAGCCCCAAATGATTGGCTAGAAAGCTTAGCTTTAGTGAGCCTTTTTCAAGGCAAGTATGAAAAAGCGAGCGCGTTGTATCAAAATTTGATTGAGGGGCTTAGAGACAATGACACGCGCTTAAAAATCTTTGCCAGCTTAGCTCACATCGCACAAGGTCATTATGACAATGCCGCTTTATTGCTAGAACTTGGCAAATTAGATGAACCAAAAAATGAAAATATCCGTTATGCCTTAGGGCTATTGTATCAAAGAAAGGGGGATTTGAAATCGGCCTTGAACCATTTTCTAGCCATTAGCACCCCTAATTTTTCTTCGCCTTATTTTGATTTTGAAATTGATACAAGCCTTTTGAAAGAGCGTTTGACTAAAGAGAAAAAGGGCGAGTTTTTAGAATAA
- a CDS encoding ATP-dependent helicase produces the protein MGFEKSILESLNDAQKAAVCHVQGAMLILAGAGSGKTKTLTSRLAYLIGVCGVPSENTLTLTFTNKASKEMQERALKLLKNQILIPPLLCTFHRFGLLFLRQHMSLLKRACDFSLLDSDDAKTLCKQLKITHYRESISKIKNRMISLDTQDRECYKAYERYQNALERDNLVDFDDLLVLSLKILQDNLKLAKETSERYHYIMVDEYQDTNALQFEFLKTLSFTHNNLCVVGDDDQSIYGFRGADISNILNFSKHYEGAKVVKLETNYRSSAEILECANSLISHNQNRHNKTLKSFKGPHKSVVCKEYLTQKEESLNVAYQIKALLNKGEDLEDIAILYRLNGLSRSVEESLNALNIPYRLIGAVSFYERAEIKDALATMHLVAKESERFFVKRILNKPTRGIGKITQELIFSVLDHEELGLEEALKKGVFKGKLSVKNEQVLKDFIAMIERLRDAFNVSVEKFCECFLEETNLLRSYEKEDNYEERKGFVEELLGLVKEHFKTNPTHSLLDFLNESTLDVYSTDTSHKVSCMSVHMSKGLEFKHVFVIGLEEGFFPHRGFNDYNDEDNLEEERRLAYVAITRAKEELQLSYVKERLYFGRKTPCVPSLFLKEAKLLHKDDKKVSPIRVGDLVSHKIFGTGRVLAIEDSTKCMKVNFGGRIQRVMQGFLEKVREGF, from the coding sequence ATGGGATTTGAAAAAAGTATTTTAGAAAGCTTAAATGATGCACAAAAAGCTGCAGTATGCCATGTTCAAGGGGCGATGCTTATCTTAGCTGGGGCAGGAAGTGGCAAGACTAAAACTTTGACAAGCCGTTTGGCTTATTTAATCGGTGTTTGTGGCGTGCCTAGTGAAAACACCTTAACGCTTACTTTTACTAATAAAGCAAGCAAAGAAATGCAAGAAAGGGCTTTGAAATTATTGAAAAATCAAATCCTTATTCCCCCCTTGCTTTGCACTTTCCATCGTTTTGGTTTGTTGTTTTTAAGACAGCACATGAGCCTTTTAAAAAGGGCGTGCGATTTTTCTCTGTTAGATAGTGATGATGCTAAAACACTCTGTAAGCAACTCAAAATCACCCATTATAGAGAGAGCATTTCTAAAATCAAAAACCGCATGATAAGTTTAGATACGCAAGATAGAGAGTGTTATAAAGCTTACGAACGCTATCAAAACGCCCTAGAAAGAGATAACTTAGTAGATTTTGATGATTTGTTGGTTCTAAGCCTTAAGATTTTACAAGATAATTTAAAATTAGCTAAAGAGACAAGCGAACGATACCATTATATTATGGTAGATGAGTATCAAGACACGAACGCCCTACAATTTGAGTTTTTAAAAACGCTGAGTTTTACGCATAATAATTTGTGTGTGGTGGGTGATGATGACCAAAGTATTTATGGCTTTAGGGGGGCTGATATTTCTAATATTTTAAATTTTTCTAAGCATTATGAAGGGGCTAAGGTAGTAAAACTAGAAACAAACTACCGCTCAAGTGCTGAAATCTTAGAGTGTGCAAATTCTCTCATTAGCCACAATCAAAACCGCCACAATAAAACGCTCAAGAGTTTTAAGGGTCCGCATAAAAGCGTTGTTTGTAAAGAGTATTTAACGCAAAAAGAAGAGAGTTTGAATGTGGCTTATCAAATTAAAGCCCTTTTAAACAAGGGCGAAGATTTAGAAGATATTGCTATTTTGTATCGTTTGAACGGACTTAGTCGTAGCGTTGAAGAGAGTTTGAATGCCTTAAACATTCCTTACAGACTTATAGGGGCGGTGAGTTTTTATGAAAGGGCTGAGATTAAAGATGCATTAGCAACCATGCATTTAGTGGCTAAAGAAAGCGAACGCTTTTTTGTCAAACGCATTTTAAACAAGCCTACTAGGGGTATTGGTAAAATCACTCAAGAACTCATCTTTTCTGTTTTAGACCATGAAGAGCTTGGCTTAGAAGAAGCGTTGAAAAAGGGCGTGTTTAAAGGTAAGTTGAGCGTTAAAAACGAACAGGTTTTAAAAGATTTTATCGCTATGATAGAGCGTTTAAGAGATGCTTTTAATGTGTCTGTAGAGAAGTTTTGCGAGTGTTTTTTAGAAGAAACAAATCTTTTGAGAAGCTATGAAAAAGAAGACAATTATGAAGAGAGAAAGGGCTTTGTAGAAGAGCTTCTAGGCTTAGTCAAAGAGCATTTTAAAACTAACCCTACGCATTCCTTATTAGATTTTTTAAATGAAAGCACGCTAGATGTTTATAGCACAGATACTTCGCACAAAGTGAGTTGCATGAGCGTGCATATGAGTAAGGGTTTAGAATTTAAACATGTGTTTGTTATTGGCTTAGAAGAAGGCTTTTTTCCGCATAGGGGGTTTAATGATTATAATGATGAAGATAATTTAGAAGAAGAAAGGCGTTTAGCCTATGTGGCTATCACTAGGGCTAAAGAAGAATTACAACTCTCTTATGTCAAAGAGCGTTTGTATTTTGGTAGAAAGACCCCTTGTGTGCCGTCTTTATTTCTCAAAGAAGCTAAATTGCTTCATAAAGATGATAAAAAAGTATCGCCTATTAGAGTGGGGGACTTGGTTAGCCATAAGATTTTTGGCACAGGGCGAGTGCTTGCAATAGAAGATAGCACAAAGTGTATGAAAGTGAATTTTGGGGGGCGTATCCAAAGGGTTATGCAAGGATTTTTAGAAAAGGTTAGGGAAGGGTTTTGA
- a CDS encoding type I restriction endonuclease subunit S translates to MFEIYTGSLLSQDDLVKGDIVRISVKSDNNGVYGYFDTLNNKKARHFENFISVNFFGNCFYHPYLASVEMKVHVLKLKNYDFTRRVGLFITNQLNKCFYNQFTYGTQLSSSKLKHNDFKIQLPLKPQTQDSQTPTLNDIDFNFMENFIAELEECRLAELDAYLQATGLKNTTLNSDEENALKQLNENERERERVKRMVA, encoded by the coding sequence TTGTTTGAGATTTATACAGGCTCATTATTAAGTCAAGATGACCTAGTAAAAGGCGATATTGTCCGCATATCAGTCAAAAGTGATAATAATGGCGTTTATGGTTATTTTGACACTTTAAACAATAAAAAAGCAAGGCATTTTGAAAATTTTATCAGCGTAAATTTTTTTGGAAATTGTTTTTATCACCCTTATTTAGCAAGTGTAGAAATGAAAGTCCATGTATTAAAATTAAAAAATTATGATTTTACAAGGCGAGTAGGGTTATTTATTACTAATCAGCTTAATAAATGTTTTTATAATCAATTTACTTATGGAACACAATTATCAAGTTCTAAATTAAAGCATAATGATTTTAAAATCCAACTACCCCTAAAACCACAAACCCAAGATTCACAAACCCCCACTCTAAACGACATTGACTTTAATTTTATGGAAAATTTTATAGCCGAACTTGAAGAGTGTCGGCTCGCCGAACTTGACGCTTACTTACAAGCTACAGGGCTAAAAAACACCACTCTAAATAGCGATGAAGAAAACGCCCTTAAACAATTGAACGAAAACGAGAGAGAGAGAGAGAGAGTAAAACGCATGGTCGCCTAG
- a CDS encoding UbiX family flavin prenyltransferase gives MKLVLGISGASGIPLALRFLEKLPKEFEVFVVASKNAHVVALEEMQINLKNTLKDLRPNATFFNEQDIHASISSGSYGVHKMAIIPASMDMVAKIAHGFSGDLISRAASVMLKEKRPLLIAPREMPLSDIMLENLLKLARSNAIISPPMMTYYTQSKTLESMQDFLVGKWFDSLGIENDLYPRWGVLS, from the coding sequence ATGAAATTAGTTTTAGGCATTAGTGGGGCAAGCGGAATACCCCTAGCCTTGCGGTTTTTAGAAAAATTACCCAAAGAGTTTGAAGTGTTTGTGGTGGCTTCTAAAAACGCCCATGTTGTAGCCCTAGAAGAAATGCAAATTAATCTCAAAAACACCTTGAAAGACCTACGCCCTAACGCCACATTCTTTAATGAACAAGACATTCATGCAAGCATTTCATCAGGGAGCTATGGTGTTCATAAAATGGCAATTATTCCAGCCAGCATGGACATGGTCGCTAAAATCGCCCATGGCTTTTCTGGGGATTTAATCTCTAGGGCTGCGTCTGTTATGCTTAAAGAAAAACGCCCTTTACTCATTGCCCCTAGAGAAATGCCCCTAAGCGATATTATGCTAGAAAACTTATTAAAACTCGCTCGCTCTAACGCTATTATTTCGCCCCCTATGATGACTTATTACACCCAAAGTAAGACCTTAGAGAGCATGCAAGATTTTTTAGTGGGGAAGTGGTTTGATAGTTTGGGGATAGAGAATGATTTATACCCACGATGGGGAGTGTTAAGCTAA
- a CDS encoding ComF family protein: MRCLTCLKLSFKPLCQSCLNDLPLQLKVRVLEGVSVYSFYAYSEVEELIKSKYSLIGSRLLFLLSQKASKEFLKILKEKGLNTTLYGIAVDDRVKSFYSHSAVLLKGFCKNNLKATYGNLRATNFITYAGKSLEFRTNNPKNFTFKGDKTLDYFLLDDIITTGTTLKEAISYLKNLDIKVHFAIALADASD, encoded by the coding sequence ATGCGTTGTCTCACTTGCTTAAAACTCTCTTTCAAACCCCTTTGCCAAAGTTGCTTGAATGACTTACCCCTACAATTAAAAGTAAGAGTCTTAGAAGGCGTGAGCGTGTATAGCTTTTATGCCTATAGCGAAGTAGAAGAATTGATTAAAAGCAAGTATTCTTTAATAGGCTCACGCCTTTTATTTTTGCTCTCTCAAAAAGCGAGCAAGGAATTTCTAAAAATTTTAAAAGAAAAGGGTTTAAACACCACCCTTTATGGAATCGCTGTTGATGACAGAGTGAAGTCTTTTTACTCACACTCCGCCGTGCTTTTAAAAGGTTTTTGTAAAAACAACTTAAAAGCCACTTATGGGAATTTAAGGGCAACTAATTTTATTACTTACGCAGGAAAAAGCCTAGAATTTCGCACAAACAACCCAAAGAATTTCACATTCAAAGGCGATAAAACTTTAGATTACTTCTTGCTAGATGATATTATCACCACCGGCACAACTCTTAAAGAAGCAATTAGCTATCTTAAAAATTTAGATATAAAAGTGCATTTTGCTATCGCACTAGCTGATGCGAGCGATTAA
- the tmk gene encoding dTMP kinase, translating into MYITIEGIDGAGKSTQIELLKTHFKNAVFTKEPGGTKIGQNLREIALNENLSELARAFLFLSDRAEHIESIIKPALKEKKLIISDRSLISGMAYSELSSLELNLLATQNILPQKIILLLLDAENLKKRLSFKTLDKIENQGTEKLLHIQQRLKEKAYLLKEKFECEILELNAKESIEDLHQKIIAFIECVVSLA; encoded by the coding sequence ATGTATATCACCATAGAAGGCATTGATGGTGCGGGTAAAAGCACCCAAATAGAATTGTTAAAAACGCATTTTAAAAACGCCGTTTTCACTAAAGAGCCGGGTGGGACAAAAATCGGTCAAAATTTAAGAGAAATCGCTTTAAATGAAAATTTAAGCGAGTTAGCTAGAGCGTTTTTATTCTTGAGCGATAGAGCCGAGCATATAGAAAGCATAATCAAACCAGCTTTAAAAGAAAAAAAACTCATTATCAGTGATAGAAGTTTAATCTCTGGCATGGCCTATAGCGAGTTGTCAAGCTTAGAATTAAATCTTTTAGCCACGCAAAATATCTTGCCCCAAAAAATCATTCTTTTACTTTTAGATGCAGAAAATCTAAAAAAGCGTTTGAGCTTTAAAACCTTAGATAAAATAGAAAATCAAGGCACAGAAAAGTTACTTCATATCCAGCAACGCTTAAAAGAGAAAGCTTATTTATTAAAAGAAAAGTTTGAATGCGAGATTTTAGAATTAAATGCTAAGGAAAGCATAGAGGATTTACACCAAAAAATAATAGCGTTTATTGAATGCGTTGTCTCACTTGCTTAA
- a CDS encoding N-6 DNA methylase, with translation MKQSIEPLIAHHFNSELASYQLDFKLEQESLNSEIDNALKNYASKSGGLGGNRPDVKLLLNTQDPNRKIPVLIEYKGSKDKLIKLDKHHLVENFDSKNNRPHYTNIKEYALNGALHYASAILHYTSYTECLAIGITGHKDLKDKITPQIAIYYVSKDNLGAGIEVLKDKELKYSDLSFLAPKHFDNFIKHLDILHLSDEQLERIKEKKNQEIEDCLTQLNNSIYNKEKNFLSEHNRVYLVIASIIANLGIRNLVSPLTKDDLKSSIEAGNRDGDIILRKINAFLKHKNLPLEKKQSVISSLEPLLNNENNNLAINGESRLKRCFTEIIDSLGIYYKINLSTDFTGKLFNEMYRWLGFTQDKLNDVVLTPPYVATLLAKLSKVNKDSFVWDFATGSAGLLVASMNLMIEDAKNSISSPEILEQKIAHIKAKQLLGLEILQDVYILAVLNMILMGDGSSHMLNKDSLNEFNGEINNEPFKANAFVLNPPYSASGNGMVFVEQALEKMQSGYASVIIQSSAGSGKAKEYNLRILEKHTLIASIKMPIDLFIGKSSVQTHIYVFKVNEKHNPKHMVKFIDFSNDGYTRANRKKAKASHNLKDSNNAKERYNEVVDLVHYGKSCLNFLSEDEYYENVIDPKNGSDWNQTKPRDTKPTLEDFKRTISDYLAYEVSLILKQNTPPKL, from the coding sequence ATGAAACAATCCATTGAACCCCTAATCGCCCACCATTTTAATAGCGAACTAGCTAGTTATCAACTAGACTTTAAACTAGAACAAGAAAGCCTAAATAGTGAAATTGATAACGCCCTTAAAAATTATGCTTCTAAAAGTGGAGGGCTAGGGGGTAATCGCCCTGATGTCAAACTTTTATTAAACACACAAGACCCAAACAGAAAAATCCCTGTTTTAATAGAATATAAAGGCTCTAAGGACAAACTCATTAAGCTTGATAAACACCATTTAGTAGAAAATTTTGATTCTAAAAACAACCGCCCCCATTATACAAACATCAAAGAATACGCCCTAAATGGGGCTTTGCATTATGCGAGTGCGATTTTACATTACACGAGCTACACAGAGTGTTTAGCCATAGGCATTACAGGGCATAAAGACCTTAAGGATAAAATAACCCCACAAATCGCTATTTATTATGTGAGCAAGGATAATCTAGGTGCAGGCATAGAAGTTTTAAAAGACAAAGAGTTAAAATACAGCGATTTATCCTTTTTAGCCCCTAAGCATTTTGATAACTTTATCAAACACCTAGACATTCTACATTTAAGCGATGAACAATTAGAGCGTATTAAAGAAAAGAAAAACCAAGAAATAGAAGATTGTTTAACACAGCTCAATAACAGCATCTACAACAAAGAAAAGAATTTTTTAAGCGAACATAACAGAGTGTATTTAGTCATTGCGAGCATTATCGCTAATTTAGGCATAAGAAACCTAGTAAGCCCTTTAACTAAAGACGATTTAAAATCTAGTATAGAAGCAGGTAATAGAGATGGCGATATTATTTTAAGAAAAATCAACGCCTTTTTAAAGCATAAAAATTTACCTTTAGAGAAAAAACAAAGCGTTATTTCTTCGCTTGAGCCTTTATTAAACAACGAAAATAACAACCTAGCCATAAACGGCGAGAGCCGATTAAAACGCTGTTTTACTGAGATTATAGATAGTCTAGGCATTTATTATAAAATCAACTTAAGCACGGATTTTACCGGTAAATTGTTTAATGAAATGTATCGCTGGTTAGGTTTCACGCAAGACAAATTAAACGATGTCGTCCTCACACCCCCTTATGTCGCCACGCTTTTAGCCAAGCTTTCTAAAGTCAATAAAGATAGCTTCGTATGGGATTTTGCCACAGGCAGTGCCGGACTATTAGTCGCAAGCATGAATTTAATGATAGAAGACGCTAAAAACTCTATTTCAAGCCCTGAAATTTTAGAGCAAAAAATCGCCCACATCAAAGCCAAGCAACTCTTAGGGCTAGAAATCTTACAAGATGTCTATATTCTAGCAGTGCTGAATATGATTTTAATGGGCGATGGGAGTAGCCACATGCTCAACAAAGACAGCCTAAATGAATTTAATGGAGAAATCAATAATGAGCCTTTTAAAGCGAACGCCTTTGTGTTAAACCCACCTTATTCTGCAAGCGGTAATGGCATGGTATTTGTAGAACAAGCCTTAGAAAAAATGCAAAGCGGGTATGCCAGCGTAATTATCCAAAGTAGTGCCGGCAGTGGCAAAGCTAAAGAATACAATCTTAGGATTTTAGAAAAGCATACACTAATAGCTAGCATTAAAATGCCTATAGATTTATTTATAGGAAAATCCAGTGTGCAAACGCATATTTATGTGTTTAAAGTCAATGAAAAACATAACCCTAAACACATGGTTAAATTCATAGATTTTAGTAACGATGGCTATACAAGGGCGAATCGCAAAAAAGCCAAAGCCAGCCACAACTTAAAAGATAGCAATAACGCTAAAGAACGCTATAACGAAGTAGTAGATTTAGTCCATTATGGCAAATCTTGTTTGAATTTTTTAAGCGAAGATGAATATTACGAGAATGTTATAGACCCCAAAAATGGGAGCGACTGGAACCAAACTAAACCAAGAGACACTAAACCCACCTTAGAAGATTTTAAAAGAACCATTAGCGATTACCTCGCTTATGAAGTGAGCTTAATCTTAAAACAGAATACGCCCCCAAAGTTGTAA
- the flgA gene encoding flagellar basal body P-ring formation chaperone FlgA, with the protein MKILVLFLMVLKGLLALDFNTLKKEIKETYLKEYKELKLEIEKINLEIPERFSNAKILSYELGTSNKLKKDGVVFLRLENEPHLRLPVRYSIVGSIQAFRSVNAIKKDENITASNTKKERILFGTLSDPLLESAIEKTSAKNFIASNTLLSANKTQALIIVRKNDMVVGVYKEGHISIETSLKALENGSLNQIIQAKNLESNKILKVRVLSNSKVQIL; encoded by the coding sequence TTGAAAATTCTTGTTCTCTTTTTAATGGTTTTAAAAGGGTTATTAGCCCTAGATTTCAACACGCTTAAAAAAGAGATTAAAGAAACTTATCTTAAAGAATACAAAGAGTTAAAACTAGAAATTGAAAAAATTAATTTAGAAATACCAGAGCGTTTTTCTAACGCTAAAATTTTAAGCTATGAGTTAGGCACTTCAAACAAGCTCAAAAAAGACGGGGTCGTGTTTTTAAGGCTAGAGAATGAGCCGCATTTACGCTTACCGGTGCGTTATAGCATTGTAGGGAGTATTCAAGCTTTTAGAAGTGTGAATGCGATTAAAAAAGATGAAAATATTACGGCTAGTAACACCAAAAAAGAACGCATTCTTTTTGGCACTCTTTCTGACCCCTTATTAGAGAGTGCTATTGAAAAAACGAGTGCGAAAAATTTCATCGCATCTAACACGCTTTTAAGTGCGAATAAAACTCAAGCCCTAATTATTGTGCGTAAAAACGACATGGTGGTAGGGGTGTATAAAGAAGGGCATATCAGCATAGAAACAAGCTTGAAAGCCTTAGAAAATGGCTCATTAAATCAAATCATTCAGGCTAAGAATTTAGAAAGCAATAAGATATTAAAAGTGCGCGTGTTAAGTAACTCTAAAGTTCAAATATTATAA
- the coaD gene encoding pantetheine-phosphate adenylyltransferase → MQKVGIYPGTFDPVTNGHVDIICRSSELFEKLIVAVANSSAKKPMFSLEERLEMIQLATKSFKNVECVSFNGLLAHFAKEHHCKVLVRGLRVVSDFEYELQMGYANKSLNNELETLYFMPTLQNAFISSSIVRSIIIHKGDASHLVPEEILEFIQRD, encoded by the coding sequence ATGCAAAAAGTAGGTATTTATCCAGGCACTTTTGACCCTGTAACCAATGGGCATGTGGATATTATTTGTCGTTCTAGTGAATTATTTGAAAAGCTTATTGTTGCAGTAGCCAATTCAAGTGCTAAAAAGCCCATGTTTAGTTTAGAAGAGCGCTTAGAGATGATACAACTTGCTACAAAAAGTTTCAAAAATGTAGAATGCGTGAGCTTTAATGGGCTACTCGCTCATTTTGCAAAGGAGCATCATTGTAAGGTGCTTGTAAGGGGTTTAAGAGTAGTGAGCGATTTTGAATACGAATTGCAAATGGGTTATGCGAACAAATCTTTAAACAATGAATTAGAAACATTGTATTTCATGCCCACTTTACAAAACGCTTTCATTAGCTCTTCTATTGTGCGTTCTATCATTATTCACAAGGGCGATGCGAGCCATTTGGTGCCTGAAGAAATTTTAGAATTTATCCAAAGGGATTGA